The nucleotide sequence CGGCACCGGCTGGATCCGCGGCTGGCGGCTGACTTTCGGTGGCGAGGACCTCGGCTGGGAGGGGGCGCTGGCCACCCTGGTCCCGGCGGAGGACGACTCACCCGGCGTCTTCGTCGCCCTCTACGACCTCAACGAAGCCGACGAACGGGCGCTCGACGCCTGGGAGGGCGCCGACTCCGGCCTGTACCGCCGCGTGCACCTGCGGGTGCACACGCTGGGCGGCGACGTCGTCGGCTACGTCTACGTGCTCGACGCGTTCGAGGGCGGCCTACCGTCGGCCCGCCACCTCGGCGCGATCGCCGACGCCGCCGACGCGGCCGGCGCCCCGGCCGACTACGTGCGCGAGATCCGCCGCCGGGACTGCCGCTCCGCCTTCTGAGACCTGCGCGCTCTCCCGGGAGTGGGACGCCCGGCTGGTGGGCAGCGGCACCTCGTCCCGCCACGACCGGTCGCGGGACCCGTGGAGCAGGTGGTTGATCGACTGGCCGCTGCGGAACGACGTCGAGGCTGCGGCCGGCGTCTCCGCCACGGGCGTCGGCGCGGCGATCCGGGCGAGGTCGCGCTCCACGGCCCGGCGCAGCCGGGGACCGAAGGGGACCTCGACGAGGCGGTAGATCGCATACGCCGCGACGAGGACGATGGACGTGACGACGGCGAGCGTGGCGTACGCCGGCAGCACCGGCGAGATCTGCTGGATGAGGACCCATCCCGGGATCTCGTGCACCAGGTACAGGGGGTAGGTCAGCGCACCGGCGGTGGTGAGCCAGCGCCAGTCGAGGCGGGCGACCGGGGTCAGCGTGGCCAGCACCACCGCGCCGACGCAGCCGAGCATCACGAGGGTCAGGGTCCCCATCGTCACCTCGACACCGGCGACCCGCTCCGACCAGGGGATGTAGTGCTCCTTGCAGATCCACAGTGCGGTGACGATGTTGACCCCCAGGATCAGCCCGGTCGGCAGGTCCCAGCCGAACCGGCGGGCCAGGTAGAGCACGATCCCGATGCAGAAGAACGGCGCGTACGTCGGCTCGAGGAAGGCGATCCCCAGGGGGGTGCGGCCGACCATCGCCCCGAGCAGCGGCCACGCGAGGCAGAACAGCAGCATCCGGCCACGGGTGAAGCCGCCGGCGAGGCCGACCAGGGCGAGGAGCACGTAGAACTTCAGCTCGATCCACAGCGTCCAGAAGACGCCGTCGACGTGCTCGACCCCGAAGGCGGTCTGGAACATCGTGAGGTTGACGAGCACGCCCTCCAGGCCGAGGCCCTCCCAGTGCTTCATGATCGGGAAGATCCAGAGCACGATCGCGATGATCACGACCGCCGCCCAGTAGGCGGGGTAGAGGCGCCCGATGCGCGAGGCGATGAAGCTGGGCATCGAGCGACCCCAGGCGCTCATCAGGATCACGAAACCGCTGATCATGAAGAACAGGTAGGGGCCGAACCCGCCGTAGACGGTGATCGCGCTCAGTCGCGGGAAGACCTCGCTGACGCTCTCGTCCCAGCCCGGGCTGTCCCGGCCGGTGAAGTGGAAGGCCACGACGGCGAACGCCGCGATGAAGCGCAGGCCATCGAGCGCCCGCAGGCGAAGTCCGTCCGTAGCCGCATCGGCGTTGCGCATCTGAACCTCTGTTCCACGACTGGCATCTCCGGTCGACAAATCGACGTTAAGCCGAGACCGGTACCAATCTGTGGCGACTCACCTACCGACAGTCAGGACAGTGACGGGTGTGACGACTGCGTCCGGATGGACCGGTCCGACGTCAGGTCTCGCCGCGACCGGCACCGGCGAGGAAGGTCTGCAGGATCTGCTGCGCGGCCAGCGCGGGGGTGAGCTCGCCGGCCAGTACCGCCTTCTCCAGGTCGGGGACGGCGGCGCGCACGCCGGGGTGGGCCCGGAGCGAGTGCTCCAGCCCGTCGCGCACGAGCTGCCAGGTCCAGCGGACCTGCTGGGCGCGGCGGCGCTCGTCGAACGCCCCGGACGCCTTGGCGCGCTCCTGGTGCTCGACCAGCTTCGCCCAGACCTCGTCCAGCCCCTCCCCGGTGAGCCCGGCGCAGGTGAGCACCGGCACGTCCCACGGCTCGTCGCGACCGCGCAGCATCCGGATCGCCGAGGACAGCTCGCGGGCGGCCTTCCGGGCGTCGGCCGCCGCCGGGCCGTCGGCCTTGTTGACGGCGATGACGTCGGCGATCTCGAGGATGCCGCGCTTGATCCCCTGCAGCTGGTCGCCGGTGCGGGCGATGGTCAGGAAGAGGAACGAGTCGACCATCTCGGCGACGGTGATCTCCGACTGCCCGACGCCGACGGTCTCCACCAGCACGACGTCGTGCCCGGCCGCCTCCACCACGACCATCGACTCGCGGGTCGCCTGCGCGACGCCGCCGAGCGTCCCGGAGGTCGGCGAGGGTCGGATGAACGCGTTCTCGTCGACCGCCAGCCGGGCCATGCGGGTCTTGTCGCCGAGGATCGAGCCACCGGAGCGCGCCGACGACGGGTCGACGGCCAGCACCGCGACCCGGCGACCCGCACCCGTCAGGTCCACCCCGAGCTGGTCGATGAAGGTGGACTTCCCGACGCCGGGGACGCCGCTGATGCCGATCCGCCGCGCTCCCCCGGCGTGCGGCAGCAGCTCGACCAGCAGCTCCTGCGCGCGCTCGCGGTGGTCGGCCCGCCGCGACTCGACCAGGGTGATGGCGCGCGCCACCACCCGCCGGTCGCCGGCCAGCACCCCGTCGACGAGCGCCGGGACGTCGATCTCCCTCGGCATGCGCTCAGTGACCGAGGCGCTCGGACAGCGTGCGCAGCAGCTCCTGGGCCGCCTCGGCGATGACGGTGCCCGGCGGGAAGACCGCGGCGGCGCCCATCTCCTTGAGCGTCGGCACGTCGTCGGGCGGGATCACCCCGCCGACGACGATCAGCACGTCGTCGGCCCCGAGCCCGGCCAGCGCGTCGCGGAGCGCCGGCACCAGGGTGAGGTGGCCGGCGGCCAGCGAGGAGACGCCGACGACGTGCACGTCGGCCTCGACCGCCTGCCGGGCGACCTCGTCGGGCGTCTGGAACAGCGGGCCCACGTCGACGTCGAAGCCGAGGTCGGCGAACGCGGTGGCGATGACCTTCTGCCCGCGGTCGTGCCCGTCCTGGCCCATCTTGGCCACCAGGATGCGGGGGCGCCGGCCCTCGGCCTCGGCGAACTCCTCGGCCAGCCGACGGGTCTCCTCCATGGGCCCGGATGCTCCTGCCTCGTCGCGGTAGACACCGGAGATGGTGCGCACCTGGCCGGCGTGCCGGCCGTAGACGACCTCCAGCGCGTCGGAGATCTCGCCGACGGAGGCCTTGGCCCGCGCGGCGTCGACGGCGAGCTTCAGCAGGTTGGCGTCGAGGTCGTTGCCGCGGCGCCCCTCGGCGGCGGCCCGGGCGGCGTCGGTGAGCCGGCCCAGCGCCTCGGTCACCGCGCGGCCGTCGCGGTCGGCGCGCAGCTGCTCGAGCTTGGCCTTCTGCTGGGCGAGCACGTCGGCGTTGTCGACCTTGAGCACGTCGATGGCCTCGTCGGCGTCGACCCGGTACTTGTTCACGCCGATCACCGGCTGGCGGCCGGAGTCGATCCGGGCCTGGGTGCGGGCCGCGGCCTCCTCGATGCGCAGCTTGGGGATGCCGTCGTCGATCGCCTGGGCCATGCCGCCGTGCTCGGCGACCTCCTGGATGTGCGCCCAGGCGCGGCGGGCGAGGTCGTAGGTGAGCTTCTCGACGTAGGCCGAGCCGCCCCACGGGTCGACGACGCGCGTGGTGCCCGACTCCTGCTGCAGCAGCAGCTGGGTGTTGCGGGCGATCCGCGCGGAGAAGTCGGTGGGCAGCGCGAGCGCCTCGTCGAGGGCGTTGGTGTGCAGCGACTGGGTGTGCCCCTGCGTCGCGGCCATCGCCTCCAGGCAGGTGCGGACGACGTTGTTGTAGACGTCCTGCGCGGTCAGCGACCAGCCGGAGGTCTGCGAGTGGGTGCGCAGCGACAGCGACTTCGGGTTCTGCGCGCCGGCCTCCTTCACGAGCTTCGCCCACAGCAGGCGCCCGGCCCGCAGCTTCGCGACCTCCATGAAGAAGTTCATGCCGATGGCCCAGAAGAACGAGAGCCGGGGTGCGAAGGCGTCGACGTCCATCCCGGCGGCCTGGCCGGCCTTCAGGTACTCGACGCCGTCGGCGAGGGTGTAGGCCAGCTCGAGGTCGGCGGTCGCCCCCGCCTCCTGGATGTGGTAGCCGGAGATCGAGATCGAGTTGAACCGCGGCATCTTCTGCGAGGTGTACGCGAAGATGTCGCTGATGATCTGCATCGAGGGCTTGGGCGGATAGATGTAGGTGTTCCGCACCATGAACTCTTTGAGGATGTCGTTCTGGATGGTCCCGGTGAGCTGCTCCGGGGCCACGCCCTGCTCCTCGGCCGCGACGATGTAGAGCGCGAGCACGGGCAGCACGGCGCCGTTCATCGTCATGGACACCGACATCCTGTCCAGCGGGATGCCGTCGAACAGCTGCCGCATGTCCAGGATCGAGTCGATCGCCACGCCCGCCATGCCGACGTCGCCGGGCACCCGCGGGTGGTCGGAGTCGTAGCCGCGGTGGGTGGGCAGGTCGAAGGCGATCGACAGGCCCTTCTGGCCGGCGGCGAGGTTGCGCCGGTAGAAGGCGTTGGACTCCGCGGCGGTGGAGAAGCCCGCGTACTGGCGGACCGTCCACGGCTGCGTCGTGTACATCGTCGGGTAGGGGCCGCGCAGGAACGGCGGCAGCCCGGGCAGGGTGTCGAGGAAGTCGAGGTCCGCCAGGTCGGCCGGGGTGTACAGCGGCGGGACGGCGATGCCCTCGGGGGTCTCCCAGGTCGCCTCCTCGACGCCGCGCCCGGTGGCCTCCTCGAACGCCTTGGCCCAGTCGCCGGCCGAGGCCCCGGCCGCGGGGCGGCCCAGCTCGACGGAACCGAAGTCGGGGATCGCACTCATGCCTGAACTCCTTCGAGACCCAGCTCGGCGTGCACCGTGCGCAGCGCCGCGAGGGCGTCGCACCCGGCGAAGACGTACCCGTCGACGCCGTCGACGGCGAGGTCCGGCTTGCCGGCCAGCAACACCTGCGTGGCGCCGGCGGCCCTGAGCTCCGCGGCGAGCGCGGCGGCGTCGGACGCGTAGTCCTTGTCGGTGCCGCAGATGCAGGCCACCGTCGTCCCGGCGTCACCGAAACCGACGGCACCGTCGCCGGCCGGCGTCGCGAGCCCGCCGGCCTGGAACAGGTTGCCGGCGAAGGTGGCTCGCGCGGTGTGCCGGGCGATCGGGCCGATCGTGGCCAGGTAGACGGCCGGCCGCGTCGCCGCGGCGTCGGCGGCGTCGCGCAGGGCCTCGAACTCCTGGGCCGCCCGCACCCGGGGCAGTCCACCGCCCGGCAGCACGTCGGCGGCGGGCCGGCGCTCGGGCAGCTTCTCGGTGAGGTTCGGGAACTCGCTGACGCCGGTGATCGCGTCGGCGCGGGTGGCCAGCCGCTCGGCGCGGGCGTCCCACGCCTGCGCGATCCGGTCGCGCACCAGGCCCGATGCCAGCGCCGCCGGCAGCCCACCGGCCCGCTCGATCTCGGTGAACCAGTCCCAGGCGGCCCGCGCGAGGGAGTCGGTGAGCGACTCGACGTACCAGGAGCCGCCCGCCGGGTCGAGGACGCGGGCCAGGTGCCCCTCCTCCACCAGCAGGTTCTGGGTGTTGCGGGCGATCCGGCGGGAGAAGGAGTCGGGCAGGCCCAGCGCGGCGTCGAACGGCTGCACCGTGACGGTGTCCGCGCCGCCGACACCGGCGGCGAAGCAGGCCACGGTCGTCCGCAGCATGTTGACCCAGGGGTCGCGCTTCGTCGTCATCACCGACGAGGTGACGGCGTGCTGGCGCTGGGCCCGCACCTCCGGCGCCGCACCGCTGACCTCACCGACCCGGTCCCACAGCCGGCGGGCGGCGCGCAGCGCGGCGATCGTCGTGAACTGGTCGGCGCTCGCCGAGTAGCGGAACTCCAGCGCGGCGACGGCCTCGTCGACGGTCAACCCGCCGTCGGTGAGCGCGCGCAGATAGGCCACCCCGGCCGCCAGCGAGCAGCCGAGCTCCTCGACCACCGACGCCCCGGCGTCGTGGAAGACGGTCCCGTCGACGACGACGGTCCGCAGGCCGGGGTGCGCCGCGGCGCGGCGGGCGACCCCGGCGAGGCCGGAGAGGTCCTGCCGCTCCCCCGAGGCCGCCGCCACGCCCAGCGGGTCGAGCCCGAGGGAGCCGCCGGACGCGAGGTCGGTGCGGCCCTCGACCAGGTCGAGGAACGCCTCGGCCGCTCCGACTCCCCCGCCCGCCCCCACGCCCTGCACGGTCACGGGCGCGAGGTCGAGGTAGACGTCGGCGAGCACGTCACCGAGGGAGTCGACGGGGATCGCGCCCTCGCCGAGCACCAGCCACAGCGAGGTGACGCCGTTCTCCAGGTCGACGGCGATGGCCTCCCTGGTGACGGCGACGTCGGGGTGCGCGTGCCGCTGCCGGATGTCCCACCCGCCGGACGCACCGCCCTCGGCGCCCCCGGACGCGGTCACTTCGGCCGAGCCGGCCGGGCCGCCGGCGGGGCGGGCACCGCGCACGAACGGGGGCACGCCGGGGACGCCGACCCCGACCGGGAGGTCGCCGGCGTCCTCGGCCGTGTAGAGCGGCGCGACGGTGACCCCGGGTGCGACCGGGCGGCGCAGCGCGTCCTCGACCGGGTCGGGCAGGTTCTCGCGGCCGGCCTTGCGGAGCACTCCCGCGACGAGGGCGCGCCACTCGTCGCGGGTCACGGGGTCGAACTCGCCGGCGAGCGAGAGGTCCTCGGGGACCTCGTGCTCGGCCGGCACGTCGGCGTCAGCCGCCGCTGGGGCCTGCTGGTCGGTGGAACTCATCGTCGGGTCCCCGCCTCTCGTCCACGGCTCGTCGGGCAGAAGTGTCTCCGGGCGCCGGCCGGCGCGTGCGAGGGGGTGGGGGCGGGCTGCTCAGCGGCGGCTCGGCGTCGGCCTCCAGGGCCAGCAGCGCGGTGCGCGCCAGCAGGCGGACACCGACCCCGATGGCGCGCTCGTCGATGTCGAAGGTGCCGCGGTGCAGGTCGAGGGGAGCGCCGCCGCCGTGGGTACCCAGACGGGCCAGCGCGATCGGCATGACCTCGGCGAACCAGCCGAAGTCCTCACCGCCCATGCTCTGCGGGGAGAGGACGAGGTTGTCGCCCCCCACGGCGTCCAGCGCCGCCGACCGCAGCAGGGCC is from Blastococcus sp. HT6-4 and encodes:
- a CDS encoding gamma-glutamylcyclotransferase family protein, whose amino-acid sequence is MGLYAAYGSNMDPAQMLRRCPSSPHTGTGWIRGWRLTFGGEDLGWEGALATLVPAEDDSPGVFVALYDLNEADERALDAWEGADSGLYRRVHLRVHTLGGDVVGYVYVLDAFEGGLPSARHLGAIADAADAAGAPADYVREIRRRDCRSAF
- a CDS encoding acyltransferase, encoding MRNADAATDGLRLRALDGLRFIAAFAVVAFHFTGRDSPGWDESVSEVFPRLSAITVYGGFGPYLFFMISGFVILMSAWGRSMPSFIASRIGRLYPAYWAAVVIIAIVLWIFPIMKHWEGLGLEGVLVNLTMFQTAFGVEHVDGVFWTLWIELKFYVLLALVGLAGGFTRGRMLLFCLAWPLLGAMVGRTPLGIAFLEPTYAPFFCIGIVLYLARRFGWDLPTGLILGVNIVTALWICKEHYIPWSERVAGVEVTMGTLTLVMLGCVGAVVLATLTPVARLDWRWLTTAGALTYPLYLVHEIPGWVLIQQISPVLPAYATLAVVTSIVLVAAYAIYRLVEVPFGPRLRRAVERDLARIAAPTPVAETPAAASTSFRSGQSINHLLHGSRDRSWRDEVPLPTSRASHSRESAQVSEGGAAVPAADLAHVVGRGAGRVGGVGDRAEVAGRR
- the meaB gene encoding methylmalonyl Co-A mutase-associated GTPase MeaB, with protein sequence MPREIDVPALVDGVLAGDRRVVARAITLVESRRADHRERAQELLVELLPHAGGARRIGISGVPGVGKSTFIDQLGVDLTGAGRRVAVLAVDPSSARSGGSILGDKTRMARLAVDENAFIRPSPTSGTLGGVAQATRESMVVVEAAGHDVVLVETVGVGQSEITVAEMVDSFLFLTIARTGDQLQGIKRGILEIADVIAVNKADGPAAADARKAARELSSAIRMLRGRDEPWDVPVLTCAGLTGEGLDEVWAKLVEHQERAKASGAFDERRRAQQVRWTWQLVRDGLEHSLRAHPGVRAAVPDLEKAVLAGELTPALAAQQILQTFLAGAGRGET
- the scpA gene encoding methylmalonyl-CoA mutase; translated protein: MSAIPDFGSVELGRPAAGASAGDWAKAFEEATGRGVEEATWETPEGIAVPPLYTPADLADLDFLDTLPGLPPFLRGPYPTMYTTQPWTVRQYAGFSTAAESNAFYRRNLAAGQKGLSIAFDLPTHRGYDSDHPRVPGDVGMAGVAIDSILDMRQLFDGIPLDRMSVSMTMNGAVLPVLALYIVAAEEQGVAPEQLTGTIQNDILKEFMVRNTYIYPPKPSMQIISDIFAYTSQKMPRFNSISISGYHIQEAGATADLELAYTLADGVEYLKAGQAAGMDVDAFAPRLSFFWAIGMNFFMEVAKLRAGRLLWAKLVKEAGAQNPKSLSLRTHSQTSGWSLTAQDVYNNVVRTCLEAMAATQGHTQSLHTNALDEALALPTDFSARIARNTQLLLQQESGTTRVVDPWGGSAYVEKLTYDLARRAWAHIQEVAEHGGMAQAIDDGIPKLRIEEAAARTQARIDSGRQPVIGVNKYRVDADEAIDVLKVDNADVLAQQKAKLEQLRADRDGRAVTEALGRLTDAARAAAEGRRGNDLDANLLKLAVDAARAKASVGEISDALEVVYGRHAGQVRTISGVYRDEAGASGPMEETRRLAEEFAEAEGRRPRILVAKMGQDGHDRGQKVIATAFADLGFDVDVGPLFQTPDEVARQAVEADVHVVGVSSLAAGHLTLVPALRDALAGLGADDVLIVVGGVIPPDDVPTLKEMGAAAVFPPGTVIAEAAQELLRTLSERLGH
- a CDS encoding methylmalonyl-CoA mutase subunit beta; the encoded protein is MSSTDQQAPAAADADVPAEHEVPEDLSLAGEFDPVTRDEWRALVAGVLRKAGRENLPDPVEDALRRPVAPGVTVAPLYTAEDAGDLPVGVGVPGVPPFVRGARPAGGPAGSAEVTASGGAEGGASGGWDIRQRHAHPDVAVTREAIAVDLENGVTSLWLVLGEGAIPVDSLGDVLADVYLDLAPVTVQGVGAGGGVGAAEAFLDLVEGRTDLASGGSLGLDPLGVAAASGERQDLSGLAGVARRAAAHPGLRTVVVDGTVFHDAGASVVEELGCSLAAGVAYLRALTDGGLTVDEAVAALEFRYSASADQFTTIAALRAARRLWDRVGEVSGAAPEVRAQRQHAVTSSVMTTKRDPWVNMLRTTVACFAAGVGGADTVTVQPFDAALGLPDSFSRRIARNTQNLLVEEGHLARVLDPAGGSWYVESLTDSLARAAWDWFTEIERAGGLPAALASGLVRDRIAQAWDARAERLATRADAITGVSEFPNLTEKLPERRPAADVLPGGGLPRVRAAQEFEALRDAADAAATRPAVYLATIGPIARHTARATFAGNLFQAGGLATPAGDGAVGFGDAGTTVACICGTDKDYASDAAALAAELRAAGATQVLLAGKPDLAVDGVDGYVFAGCDALAALRTVHAELGLEGVQA